The genomic DNA AGGTCCGGGATATGTTGACTCTTTTCTTATGGTGCTTttgcagttgctgttgttgacaccAAATTCCAGACACCAGATTTAACCGCCAAATCCGTAGAGGGTACGTCCCTGACGCTTGAGGGCGTAGACGACGTCCATGGCAGTGACGGTCTTGCGCTTGGCGTGCTCGGTGTAGGTGACGGCATCCCTGATGACGTTCTCGAGGAACACCTTTAGCACCCCACGAGTCTCCTCGTAGATGAGACCGGAGATGCGCTTGACGCCGCCTCGGCGAGCCAACCGACGGATAGCGGGCTTGGTGATGCCCTGGATGTTGTCACGCAAAACCTTACGGTGACGCttggctcctccctttccaagtcccttgcctcccttgccgcggccagtcatggtgacagatgatgaggcgctgctgcgagtagtagtagtagtgatacgaTGTCTCGCTCACGAGTGTGACTCGCATTTttgaacagaacagaacagaatcagaaaaggaaagatggggagggggaagtggggacagaagaagaatagatgggtgataagaagggagcttCAGTAAGAGGGtaaagtcactggggcttgacccaggcgCAAGATGGACTTTTGTGGTTACTGAGCGCTACGTCTATTATAGAAGTTCTTTATAAGAATGAGATGGACGCGGCAAGGGAGGCCGGCACCAGACCAGGGGAGCCAAGCAGAGCGCATTACTACCGAGCACGCAAGAGCAGAGGACCGCCAATGCCATGGACGAGGGCGACGCACCCACACGGAAGTGGCGGCCAAATCTTTTCGTCTTCAgtgcaaacaacaaacaccgtgAAGCAGGAAGAGTGAAGTACGTGATagtaggagggaaaggatgacaCATAGAGAGGATGGGGTGAGAAGTACTTCCGTATAGCGGAGGGACCTACAGTTTTACGTGGGTTCCGAACCACGGATAGTAGTAGAATTGGTGATTTGGGGTTGTAGGATATGTTTTAACTTTATTAGCGAGGTTGGTGAGGGGGGTtatgaatattttatttgtGATTAAATGCATGTGATGAATGGatattggtgtttggtggtgtccgCCGGGAGTGGTCCGGTCCTGGAGTATCACCCTGTTCTGGGGATATCAACCTGCTATGGATATAAGTAAAGGATTAAAAATGTCAATTGGATGGAGATGGTTTGTTTTGTGAGGGTGGATGACGTGACGGCGAGATGACCGAACAGTTCCGCGTcctctgtggaggtgatgaaaatgttcccgcgttttgtgcgttcacagtaccttccatcagtactggCCCCTCCATAACAGACGCGGGGGGGTGCCGCTGCCGGAACGTCATGTAGACGGCCGGGGGGCCCCATTGCCGCGCCGTCAGAGGGAGGGGTGCGGTTGTTCTCGTCATTCGCCCAGCATTGGCCGCTCCCAACTAcctctgtggaggtgatgaaaatgttcccgcattttgtgcgttcacagtaccttccatcagtactggCCGCTCCGCAGTAACAGACACAGGGGTGCCACTACCGGAACGTCATGCAGACGGCCGGGGCCCCATGCCGTGCCGTCACTGGGAGGAGCGGTAATGCTGTCCCCGACCCTTGGAGGTGGTCCGGTGCCCCTTAAAGCCTAGGCTGCGAGacgg from Portunus trituberculatus isolate SZX2019 unplaced genomic scaffold, ASM1759143v1 PGA_scaffold_488__1_contigs__length_8699, whole genome shotgun sequence includes the following:
- the LOC123500797 gene encoding histone H4; the protein is MTGRGKGGKGLGKGGAKRHRKVLRDNIQGITKPAIRRLARRGGVKRISGLIYEETRGVLKVFLENVIRDAVTYTEHAKRKTVTAMDVVYALKRQGRTLYGFGG